The genomic interval tttaaatgtatagaaatctttttaaaaatatataaaagaaattataagcACTTGTCTAGAAGCAAATATGACAAGATACTAGCAATGTGCAATTCTGAGTGGTGAACCCAGGCTTGGTTACAGTAATCTATGTGTGGTATGGGAGGAACAGTCTAATTTATTTCCTAACTACTAAGTGGAAAGTGTATGATGTGCAATGGATGGTATTTATTTTCCTATGTGTGCTTTTCTCAGttatctaaaaatttaaaatatttaatgttttcttttcttgaaataaaGAGGTAGAAGAAAGtctttgcaaaagaaaaaagagaaaaaactatGTTGAAACGGAGATTTTTGAATAGTTGGTACTTGTGTGGACTTGTGTAAGCactcaaatatttaaagaaaaactgaCCAAACAGGCCTTGTCAGCCATTTATAGGCGTCTGCAAGTAGCAAATGAGGTGGGCTGGGGGTGGATTGAGGATGTAAAAATTAAAGGAGAAGGTGAGAAGGATCTAGTTTTAACCATACAACATGCATGAACTACAAGAGAACTTGCCTCAAGAATCaatgaatacattttgaaaatatgtaatGCATACATTAATATGTGTCTGTATTTGCAAGATCCCCTGTGTTGCTGCAGTTTGTGTATTCAGTATCCTGGTCAGCTCAGAGTGAGTATTTCCATCTCCTTACCATTCCTTTGCATTTGGAGCCTTCAGTTTGTCCAATCCAGGTTTTTATAAAATGCACAGCAGGCTATTATGAGTTGCAGCCAGCCCATCACTGTGACTTGCTTTGCCCAGTAAAATATGATATTTGAGAACTGACTTGAGACCTTTTGGCAccgatttttaaaaagtatgttaatttttatttttacttatgtgtatatctgtgtttggtatgtgcacatgagcacaggTCAGAAGAGAatattgggtcccctggagcttgAGTTTCAGGTGGTTGCGAGCCACattatatggatgctgggaattgaactggagtCTTCTAGAAAAACAGCAAGTGTTttcaaccactgagtcacctctccagcccctgcagagATGGGCTATtctgagctgggggtgggggggagggtaaGAGACATGTTATCCTTGGCTAGTCTTATGTTCAGTGGGTTTTGGGCAGGTGATTATTTGGTTTAGAGACTAAGAGTAAGACCAATAGCTCAGAAGACTGATAGGAGGAGAAAACATAGTCCTTTAGTGGTCCATCTGTGTTCTAtacttagcccaggctgactttgagtTCTAAGTGATCCTCATATGTCAGTCTACATCGGCTGTTTCAGGCATCGCATATAGCTATAACATATTTATTCTATATGGGAGTGTCAAGTGTTCCCCATGATCATGGTGGATAAAGTTGGTAGAAGTCTTTGTAATGAATTCtttgaaaagcatttttaaaaatgtgtgtgtgtgtgtgtgtgtgtgtgtgtacactcattgtgtgtgtgtacactcatgtgtACTGGGCATGGAACTGGAACTCAGAGACTTATGCATGCCAGGAAAAAGTTTCCTATCTAAGcgccacacactctctctctaaGAGGTGGATCTTGCTCCCTCTTACTGGGTGTGATCAGAGTCTAAGTGACCCACTTCTTTCTAGTGGACAGAATATTGCAGAAATGAAGCTCTGCAACTTCTGGGGTTAGAGTATCTAAAAGGATGTAGCCCTTtcctgcttcctccctccctctctccctccctccatttacCCCTGTCTTATCTGCCCATTTCTTGATTTTGAAGTCAATTCAACCTGTAGGGAAGCTCAGGACATGTGCAGAGGCTAATGCAGAGAGAAACTGGGGTCCTTCATAATGGCCAAGAGGTGCCTGCCACATAGGTGAACAATCTGGCTTTAGAAACTTCAGTACCAGGCCGGGAAGGTGACTTAGTCAATAAAATGTCTGCCaggaaagcatgaggacctgagtctgaatcCCTAGACCCTCTGGAAAAGTCCAGGCACAGGGGCATGTGGCTGTAGCACCAGCCCTAGGCAGTTGGGAGTGGAATGGGTAGAGATAGGAAGGTCTCTGAAGTTCACTGGCCACTGAAttgagcccccctccccccatttcctAGAAGTTTCTCATGAGACCACCAACCAGGACTACCTATTTAAGCCATTTCTAAACACCTATCCCATAAACAGGAATTGATAACGAGTGATTATTATTGTTTCAAAATGTAAGTTTTAGAGAGATTTTGTCATACAACCTTAAGTAAGCAATACGATAGTTCATCATAGAGAGGCTCAGAAAGACGTGTTTTGATGAAGCATCATTTGGAGAGGATTCCTTAGGTAAAAGAGGGAAAGCTATTTTAAGGAGCTAAACACCCTAGAGGCAAATGACTAATCTGAGAAATTAAAAGTGACCCAGCATGGGAAAACATATAGAAGGAAGGAATGTAAGATGCCTGAATATATACATTCGGAGGTCAGGTCATTCAGGGCCTTAGAAGAACCTTGCATTCTTAAAGTTGCCAGGTACTCTTGAAGAGTTTTAGTAGGAGGGGTTGTATCAAACCTGGCATCTAGTTTTCTGTGAATTGTCTAGGAGATGACAAATGCCTAGGGAAGGTAGAGTCTACAGTGGAGGTCGTGGTTCTGCACAGGTTGTCGGAGGTGTTTCTGAGATAGTCAGATGGTGGTGCCAAGCAAGAGATTTGGAAGACACCTTTGGCATTCCAGAGTGAgggggagagatgggggagaagatTACTCCTGTATGGTCAAATGACAACAAACATACAGTAACTGAGACCATGGGAGTGAGATAAGGGATATAAAGCAAGGCCAGCAGGAAGTCCATGATGCACAACTACAAACTGTGAAGCTAACTACAAGAGAATGAATCCTCAGAGGAAATCGAGCAGAAAAATCCCtgggaacaggaaaaaaaaggaggaagcgGTCACAGAGAGGTGGCAATCACAACTGACTAGGTCCTGGATGAGACATAGGACCATAAATGGATGGAGTAGATGAGCCCAGCTGCAGAGGCTGAGGAATCAGTGGGAGGTGAGGCTAAGAGACAGTGGCACTAGCAGCTCCGTTCACAAGGCCAGTAGTGAAAGAGAGGATAGGGACACTGAAGGGAAAGAGCCCATCtgaaactgaagacccagaataGTGGATGCAGAAAGGACTTTTTGTAATCAGAAGGGCCAAAATTCAAAGCTCAGTGAAGCTGCTGGTCCCTGGGAAGAAGTGGCATATAGGTATGTATTctgaagctttttaaaaagtatggatttaggactagagagatggctcattggtaaGAGCATTTATGACtgtcccagaggacctgggttcagtttccagcacctacacagtAGCTCAtaaccagttccaggggattggatgcccccttctggtctcttcaatcACCACACActcaagtggtacacagacatacacgcaagGCAAAATACcagacatacaaaataaaatagccaagTAGTACTAGTTTaaacttttaatcctagcacttgagagccagaggcaggaggatctcaaattcaaggtcatagcaagtttaaggccatctCAGGCTATTTAcaagattgtctcaaaaaaaaaaaaaaaaaaaaaaaaaaaaaaaaaaaaagaaagaaaggaagaaagaaagaaaaagaaagaaaaagaaaaggaaaaaaagttggATGTGATATTCATGGTGGTAcaagttttaatcccagcactgggatagTAGGGTGGTggggtgaggcagaggcaggtggatctttgtgaacttgaggccagcctagtctacatgtgCATTCCAAGTCAGCCAGGGTTATCTAGtaagaccatgtcttaaaaaaggaaaggaaaggaaaggaaagaaaaagaaatgaaaggaagagaaagaaagaaaggaagaagggaagaaagaaagagcttaATTAGTAGAAACAAATTATTGTTACAATGTATTTCAGCTTGGAAAGAAGTAACTTTCTTGGCCATGCCCTTTCTCAGAGTTCTACCAACTCAGAGGACTGGGAATATCTTCCTCAGGAAGATGTGTCAGTGTCTTACCTTGTCTCTTATGTGTTACAAGTTAGCAGTTAGCTTCTTTCTGGGGAAGGCTTAAGGGAAATGGACTTCTTGTATCATTAGATAGTGTAAGGTTGCTACATCTTGCAGTCAGGGGCCCTTCAGGCCACCGGTCTTTTAAATTCTGTGGAGTGCTGCACTGGGGATCCTGAGAGGCATGGCTAAGAGCACGGAGTCTCAAGTGGAACTGCCTGAGTTTATAGTCTTGGTCTGTATTTACTAAGCACACAACCCAGGCCAAGTTATCTTACTTCTCTGGTTCTCAGCTTTTTgtctataaaatgataataataaaagtacTTAGCTCAAggctgggagagatggctcagcagttaagagtgcttactgctctcaGTTTCCAGTGCCCAAAGGGTGCAGACTACAACTGTTTTAACGCTAGCTCTAGGGGAATCTCactcccttttctggtctctgtaggtaCTGTACTCACATTAACACTCCCCctccatatacacataaaataaaatcttaaaaaacagtACCTACAGAGTGGGTCAGGTGAGGCAATGCAGGGGCAATACTTAGAACAGTCCCCGGCACAGTAGTGCTTTCTATCTTTTTCAGGAGTTAGAAACACAGGCTTCAAATCTGAATCAGAAAGAGTTTGGATTTAGGTTTTATTATCTATCCCCTGCTTGTCCCTGTATCTCGTTTCTCATCTGTATAAAGTGGGGCAAGAATTACTACTTTGTACAGGTGCAGTGGGGAAAAATTGAGATGGTAAAGTGCAAAATACTAGAGGCTAAGAATGAATTCGACTAATGAAAACTGCTATCATGTTAGCAGGTGGCAGCTGCTGTTTCCACCCTCAGATGGGTTCATCTGCTCATAGCTTGAAACTCATAGGTCCTGTGTATTGATCAATGGGGAGATGAGGAGAGCACAAAGTATGGGATAGATGGGTAAAGAGATGACACTGGACTTCCCATTCGTGAGCAGGTCCTAGACAGAATAACCTTAGCTGAATGAGACCTAGTCACTATCTCATACAGGTGAGCCTGACCAAACCCACAGATGCTGTGAACTAACAGACCAAATACACATGCCATAGCTGGACCAAGTGGTTTCAGGGTCATGGGAAGGAGACATCTAGTTAACCAGTCTCCCCTGCCCCCaactcttccccccccctttcttttttctctcccttctcttccaaaCAGGATCTAATTCTTTAGTTCAGGATTTCCTCAAACTCACcgcagatcctcctgcctcagcctcctgaatgctgggattatattgccactgtgcctggcttcagTTGAACAGACTTCCTTGGAGAAAAGGTTTTTAGCATACATATCAAAGAATGTGTGTGTTGATGAAAATTAGTTGTAGTAAGTACAGGCCAAGGAGTTATTGCATATCATGAATAGCTTTGGATGTTTGGCCATGGAATATTTCCTAACTTAGTAGAAATGAGAGAACACTGAATTGCCAGGAGCGACTCGAGTCTGAAGGGTAACCAGCCTGTCATGGGCAAGATAAAATGCTGGTTTAGAAATTTACCCACTGGTAGGCTGGCTCTGCtatcaaactttaaaaaactcttattttttatgtatatgaatattttacctgtatgtatgtacaccatgtttGTGCCTGATgctcccagaactggagttacagactgctgAAAGcgatcatgtgggtcctgggaacctaaCAGTAGTctggtcctctgctagagcagcaagtgcttttaaccgctgaaccatttctccagcttctGCTCTCCGACTTTATTCGGTGGTGGTATGGGAGGTTATCTGGAAAAGAGATAAACCTGCCagagttttaaaggaaaaatagtcCCTTTATATTATTAGAAAATAGTGTATTTCCTAATACTCTGTCTAGGTGCATGGGGTTCTTCTTGTCAGCCTGTCACATTACTGCATATTAACTAGAAATAATACACATTTGTactttattgtggtggacatCTACACAGGTGAGAAATTATAGAATGTATAGAATTAAACAAATACACACTGATGTGCACAAGTTGATCTGGAAAATCTGCCTGAAAATTAATACCCCGACTGGGATATAATTTTGGCTGACATGGTGTGGGGAAGAGCTGGGCAAAGTGAACAAAGAATGACTCTGTATTACTTTTTACAACAGTATGGGAGTCTTCAATTCTCttgacataaaattttaaaaatgcatcagTGAAAGATATTTTTGCCTTAAAAACGCACTGGTAAACGTTGTTTCCGAGCAAACGCGCACAGTGAGTCCCATTCGCTTTCCTGAGTTATGCACGCTCCAGGAATCCTCCGGCACAAAACAGGCGCCATTAGTTTGTTCTGAAGCCAGAGCTGAAAGAAGGAAGTCCCGGTGCGGGAAGGGCCGTCTCTTTTCTGGGAAACTACGGGCTGCAACCGGCCCAAACTGCCAGCATGTCTGTCCCAGCCACCGTTAACTTTACCCGAGTTTCTGAAGTTCTGCGGCACCGTCCACTCCAAAAACACAGTTCAAACCGTTTATGATTGATTCTTACTTTCTTCATAAAGGGACGGCGCGAAGCTGCTTTTTGCAGCCAggaaagactttattttatttaaccgAGTGCAGAATTTCTGGAGATTCAACTCGCAGCAAGAGTGAACTCCACTTCTAGAAAGACAGGGCAGGAGACAAGCGAGGACTCCGCGACGCTCCAACCCGGAGTCTGCAAAGCCCAGGATTTGCGCGAGCGCCGCGAACTTAGGTAAAGCGAAACGGCTTGAGGAGGAGTGGCGGGCTGGGGAAGCCGCCCACTCCGGCCTCAGTTTCCTGAAGAGCAACCTCCCTTCCAGCCTGAGAGCGTCGTTGCCTGCGCACATCAGAAGGGGGTAAACTGAGACACAGCAGGCGGAGGGCGCACACCCTGCCTTACTAGTACACGGCCGCCCCGCCTCGTACCGCACAAAGCCCTGAGCGCGCGCCATCGCGCGCGGCTCGCTCCCCAGTGGGCGCCAAGTCCCGCCCCACGCGCCCCGCCCCGCACCATGACGTCACCGCGGCGGCAGGCCCCGCCCCTCCCCGGGCCCGGCGGCATGACGTCACCGAGGCCCCACCCCTCCGGAGCGAGTTCGGTCCTGGCGTTCATTTCATTCCTGTCCTCATTCCGCACATTCTTCGCATCGCTCGCGCCGCGCCGCGCCgcccgagccgagccgagcctcCGCGGCCCCGCCGCCCGCCGCGGGCGCCCCCCAGCACTTCGCACACTCGCTTCCAGCTCGCGGGGAGTCCGCGCTCCGGGGCCCGGGCCCGGGGCGGCCGCGGCGGGGCGCAGGCCATGCGCTGACCCCCCAGCGCGCAGCGTCGCCAGAGTGCGGGCAGCTGCCCCGGCGCGCCCTGCCTGTCCCGGGAGCCGGCGAGGCCGGGCTGGGGCTGCCGGGCGCGGGGAGTACCGCGGGGAGTACCAGGCTGGAGTAGCGCGGGGGCGGCGGCCCAGCGCCCCGAAGTTTGCCGCGCCCGCTCGTGCGGCCGAGGTAAGTTGCGCGCGGGGCGGACTCGGGGGCGCGGGCTGTCTAGGCGTCACCGCGATCGGTGCTTTGTGTGCGGCTCCCGAAGGGGAGCGGCCCCGCCGCCCTGCAAGTTGGGCCGCAACCCCGCGCGGCAACAGGCGGCCCCGCTCGCCTTTCCTGCGCGCCCCTCTCTCCAGCGTCCCTCTCCCGCGCACCTCGCTCCTTGTCTGAGAAGAGCCGAATTCGGCGCGATCGCGGGTGGGGAGAGCGTCCGGCGCGCAGCCTAGAGCCTGCAGCCGGGTGACTCCCCCGGCGCCCGGCCCCTTCGGGGTCCGCGCCGATCCGGGCTCCTCCTCCCGGGAGATGAAAGAGGGCTCTCTCGCCCTTGCCGCCTCTCCAgagctgccgccgccgccgccgccgctccaGTGCACATTCAAGTGGAAAATTTTCAGGAGTCAGCAGAAACATTGTGTCCAAAAAAGACTGAGTCGCACTTACCACCAAACCCGGGAGTAGACTCTCCCTGGAAAACTTCCCCTCGGTAGGAAATACTgggggatttgtttgtttattggaggAGAAACGATCCCcaggaaggcaaaaataaaaaaataaaaaaaaaatctggggacACTTTTAGCCTTTGTTCGCGGCAGCACCACTTGTTTTCAAAGTCTAGAGGCCCGTTTGAAAGAAAGTTCAACTTCTAggagtttcctttttcttttttaatgcattttttaaaatcaaagctaCATTTTAAGAAGTGGAAAACAATAATGGGCTTAGACTTCACTTATCTTCTTCCCGTGAAAATAAAACCCAGACTAGTTTTTCCTCGGTGTTTAATCGTCTttcttttaaaggatttatttaaagTTGAATGGTGTCACCcgtataaaaatatttatgaaacaaTGAAATACCAGCCACCAGCGTTTCTTAGGAGGCTTGTTAGGTTCTTAGAAGCTGTCTGTGATTTAcagaaatgcaaattgatctcAGCGCTGGAAACTTACAGACAGATATTCCAGGAATCGGTAGTGTAGAAAGGCCGGGTTTAAAATAGCGCCATTTGAAAGGAGCCGAGGTCCTTGGAACAAAAAAAGGTCTGTAAATACGATCATATTTCAAAATagtgaaaggaaaatatttcaattcCTGCAGATAAAGCAAAGTAACAGAATATCAGTCTCCTTTACTCCTTGTAGTCTGGGTTCGTTCTGGGAGTTTAGGTGGTCTGGTGGCTTAGAGTGTGCAGAGTGCCTGCAGGTGGTTCCCCGGGTGGACAGATCCTTCCCGTTAGGGAGACTCGATCTACCCGGAGCCAAGGGGTAGCTTGTCTGTGCAAGCCTGAGCTCTTGTGTGGGGGCTAATCTGCCTTGAGATTGGGGCTGGGAATAGTCCTCAGGCTGTACATACTGTGCCAGGGGCTTCCGCCTTTCAGCGGAGTCTGCGCTTTTCTGTGAATAGCTGGAACTTTGGGCCCAGGCACATCTGAATGCTTATAAGGGCCAGACTTAGATCCAACTTTGGTAAGAATCTTTCCTCTTTAGAAGGAAACAGTAGACCCAGTTACAGCGTGACTCCGGAAAGACAAATGCGTTTAGCTGAACCTTTGTCAACAGCAAGGTTTTAAATTGTTGATGATTTTAAGGGGGAAAGGCATATTTTTCTAATCTCAGTATTTCCATAAATGGTCATAAGATATTTTTGTGTAGTATTTCTTTGAATGTGTAACTCTGTGTTGGACTCTTAGGTTTCAGGTTTTCAACAGAGTTTGCagttcttttatttgttgtttgtataAAAAATGAGCTGATAAGCTGTCTTCCATTACTGAGTCTTGTTCGTGTCCTCAGtaaaccattttattttctgtttaatagCAAGTATTGTTTAAATTGAAGATTTAGGGAAATATtagaatactttttattttttaaaaacaagtttgaAACAAAGTCAGAGAGACATTTTGCCTTTACAGAAGAGTTTTAAAAAGGGGGGCGGtgtgggaaggagggggagaaagaatctTTGTGTGAATTCCTTCTTCCTGGGATTCTTTATAAATTCTAGGGAACATTCTGGGATTATTGGAGATTTTATACAAGCAAAGGCCAGGACTCACCAGGACATGGATATAGTTAGTGACCTTTAATTTGAAGCAGGCAGACATTGTAGTATAGTCTGACCCAGGCTGCAGTAACTGAATGAATAACTCTTGTACTGTACATACAGTGTGTGCTTCCCTTATAGCACTAAAATTGTGAGGGTGGGCCTGCATGGGTCACCTGGTGGGGACCTGGCttcctgcccctcctgctttttctccccctctttgCTGCATACAGCTGAGattatatgttcatatattttggatTCTGGCATCTTCTGATTtgggaaaaagacagaaaactaagaaaaagatagatttttttttaagttcagtaGTGCATAACTAGTTTTGATTTTAGTTGGTTCTGGTGATACACAGAAGCAAATGTAAGAAGGTATATCTTTATGGAACTATCTTTGCCTAGACTGTGTTTGGCATCATACTGTCTGTGCAAAGGTATATAACAAGAGCAGTTGAGGGAATGGAGACTCCCAACCATGAAACAGACAGGCTGTTAGCATTAGGACATTGTTGCTGGCTTTGGAGATAGATCCCCTATCCATGCTTGTACAAGAAGAGCCTGAACATCTGTAGGATTACTTTCCTCTCTAATCGCTTGTGTTATGGGTTAATTGTGAGTATAATTAAACTGCTTGCAAATAGAAATTGTGATGGTGTCTTAATCACTCCAGAGGTCCATGTAGATAACTGTGTACGATCCAGTGGGCTTAAAAAGAATAGCCATATCTGTGCAGAGACATTAGGGCCCTTGCTTCGAAGCTACCATTTTAGGTGTTTGGTTCTGTTTCTCCATAAAGGGCATATGAAAACAGaagtagtatatgtgtgtgtgtttccgaGTAACAGCGGTTCGGAATCTGTTGAGCGGTACAATTTTTGAGTAgggtcttcccccccccccttcatagGTTTAAGAAATACTACCTGAAAAAAGTGCTCAGCTTTCTCCCCAAACTGCAAGAAAGCTTTCATCATTTTTGCTAATTAAGGCaggtttctcttttattagagttTTGTGACTGGAATTGCAGACTGCTTATATCCTACTTCTGAATTCCGtaagaaaaatatattgttgACCAATATCCGCTGTGGCTGACTGCTTGGGCACTGGGGATGGCTGCCATTATGGTCTGGAGCTGTGTGCTGCCCTTTCTTCTATTAGCTATAGAGGCTTCAGATCATCTTACCTTCATGTAGGAACCTAAGTCATGTAGTGctaatatgttttatttgttgttcctCAAGGTGATAAAGCAATTCAGGTCCTTAGCACTGGCTCAGGGCTGGGCTTTTTGGTAGATACTCATTTAGACCCTGTTGTGTGGCTACTGTGCATAGCTGAACAGGATGTTCcacccttctggcctctggggcaTAGTGTGTAAAGTTGGAATATTTGGGTCTCCATTTtgggaggattttttttattcagtttcaAAGTTGTGAAGTGTGTTGCCTGTCCTTCAAGGTTCTCTGCCATGGTTCTCCTTGATGCTGGTTCACATTTGAACTTGAGGTTGGGATGGGATCATTTCTTTAGAAATGTTCCACCTTTGCATGAGGGCAGAGTAGGAGAGTTTtgaaatgtgctttttttttcacttggtcCAAACAAATGGCAAGTTTTGGTTTTGCAGGGCAGGGATCAGATCAGTGTTGCCTAGAGGGTGGGCTACTCCCTGATCCCAAGTTCCCATTTTGTTCACTTACACAATTGTCTCAGCATGGTTTCCTCAGGCTGGAGTGGAGGTGGGGATAATGGATGTGTGCccttgtggggtgtgtgtgtgtgtgtgtcctcttctgatcGGATAATGGGACTAGTATTTCAGAGAAAGCtgtcttttcagttttgtggCATCCCAAGGGAGGGCTGTGTAACCACGCCCCCATTCAAGCTGGTATTTTCTATGTTCTTTTCTTATTCACACTAGATTTTAAGGCTCTGTCATACAATTtcattagatttttgtttgttttttgaagcagGTCCCATGTACCAGACCTTAAGTTTACTGTGTAGCTGAGCAAGATCCTGGACTCACGATCTTCATTCTTGTGCTGCTTACGTGCTGGAATACAGAGCTGTGTCACCACGATGGGTTTATATTATACCCTTGCTTGGGATCACACTCCAGTCTCATGCATGATAGGCAACCCCTGTAACAACTGAGCCACATGTCAACCCTGTATTAACATGTTTTTAATGGGGAAAGGCAGGATGTTGGGAAGTGAGCTTGACTTCAACGTAGGCTAATTTACTGCTGAAGAAGTTGAGCATCCAGCTCTGCAGGGGGAAGTCCTGGGAGCGTCTAGGCATCTGACAGGTTTGTGTGTACTATAGCACTGAGGCCTGGGAATACACAGCAATACTGATAGGTAAACTGAGAAACTGCTCATAATGGTGGAAAATGTGAATTACGTGAGAACATTCTGAACTTATATTCTCTGgcatgaactttaaaaaaaaaatacatccaaCGCTGttgccttctttaaaaaaattataggcaCAGCTTTCTAATTATCATAATTCAGTTCAGCTTCGCTCTTGGATGGAGTCCAAGTGCAATCTCAATTTAACTTAAAAGGAGATTAAAAAATCTGAGACTGTTTAAGAAAATTTGAGAAGTTCATCCAAGAATGTTGTCCACTTAGGTATGGGGATGGTGTCACAGATGAAACCAGTATCTTTCTTCACAAGCTCTGTTGTAGATATTGAGAGAGAGCTTTCTGTCTCCCATTTTTGCGTTTGAACCACCTTGAGGACCTGCATCGTAGGGCAGCTTTTATGTCACCTGACACTGTAGCTGCAGAGTTCTTACTGGAAACCAGTGTCTTTTCTTTAATACGTAGTTTACtagataaatgaatattttatga from Arvicanthis niloticus isolate mArvNil1 chromosome 1, mArvNil1.pat.X, whole genome shotgun sequence carries:
- the LOC143443642 gene encoding uncharacterized protein LOC143443642 isoform X1, whose product is MFLLTPENFPLECALERRRRRRQLWRGGKGERALFHLPGGGARIGADPEGAGRRGSHPAAGSRLRAGRSPHPRSRRIRLFSDKERGNDALRLEGRLLFRKLRPEWAASPARHSSSSRFALPKFAALAQILGFADSGLERRGVLACLLPCLSRSGVHSCCELNLQKFCTRLNKIKSFLAAKSSFAPSLYEESKNQS
- the LOC143443642 gene encoding uncharacterized protein LOC143443642 isoform X2, yielding MFLLTPENFPLECALERRRRRRQLWRGGKGERALFHLPGGGARIGADPEGAGRRGSHPAAGSRLRAGRSPHPRSRRIRLFSDKERELRTESRALHLLVSSADPEAAPQACMFQKSLPEVPR